Part of the Pseudoliparis swirei isolate HS2019 ecotype Mariana Trench chromosome 18, NWPU_hadal_v1, whole genome shotgun sequence genome is shown below.
TCAAGCTTAAAACCAAGATTTTACCCACTCTGCGTAAAACGCATATTACCTGCTATTTATATTCCATGGTATAGTTTGCAATGGGATTGGATGCTGTTGTTTTGTGTAAAGCATGCTGGCAGGTGGAGAGTCGACTAATGTATCTCCACAGTGTtgtcaacaaaaataaaaggtgtCAGATGAAGGGCAAACAGCGGTGAAAGTGCAGTTACAGCCAGTACTTTTCATTGCCATAGCAGAGGTCATCTTTCACAACTACAGAGTTTTACTAGCTGATGTAAGGGAGGGAGATTTATAACTAACTTTGTTTATATTTCTTTGTACACAGAATCATTTAAACAGTGTTCTCTGTCTATGCAATGTCCTTTACGTGATCAATTATTCAATGACACAAAAGGCACATTTCAGAAGTACGACTCACCAGTTGGGAACTGTGAAGAGGCGAATCTAGTGAGCAAGATTCCAGCGCCCTCTATCAATGCCAGCAGGATTCCTCCCATAGCTGCAGAGCCGAACATGGCTATTGGTCCATCTACAGAGGAACAGGAAACCGTAATGTATTAaacacacaagcgcacacacagtgCAGAAGTTTCCACATAAGATGTAGAGCAATTGAAACGATACTGGGTTAAAGATCAATCACTGTTTAATTATcaacttctttcttcttctttaaaaaaaaaccccgttcATTTCAACATAACTGTGTTCAGATTTAAATTAGGTGGAGCCTTTCTGGGAATTACACAAGGTCACCAAAGTCCATGTTTTCCTGACCCAGCAAGAGCAGCAACATGAACGGCGCGGTGAAAAAGATGCCAAGTGCACAGATCGCCCCTGAGAAAAGGTTTAATcagacaaagtgaaaacacctgtgcGAGTAGACAAGTGTGTCGGGTCTAATTAGACCTTAGCTCAAAATGAACGTGGGCATACAAGAGCTCACATGCAGCAGTCTCAATACTAGAGAACGCTCTTATTtaatgggattaatcttaacaTTTTCAGTAAAATACTGCAAACAAGCTGAATATATTTttcaccattacattttttttaatgtagccAAAAAGGACCACATTCTGTTCCCAAAAATAAGTCTGTAAAATATTGACGGGAAAATAAGTTGATTATTCTTTAGGTTTTTCTAACCAAATACATGGAAACAGTTTTAAAAAGTGCAATGTGTAATCCACAAGCTACACGCTCCAAAGAAATACTTTGAATTTTACTTATACTTCTGGGTCAAGTACTGATGAATTGCCAGTTACTTATTATCAGCAATAGATGGATGTGGCCAAGAGTATCTAGTTGGACATATCTACTCTTTCCTTTACTGTAGCCAAACATTGAATGGTCTTAGAGATGCCTCTTTGCAAATTTGAAGTAGGTTTGGTTTTAAACTGTGTTCAGTCTACAACAGCAACCCCACTGTTTGCCTTTTGCTGTTGAACTCATGATTGCCAGCTTCTCCCAAGCCTTTTACTCACTTCTTGCAGCAAGGATAGCTCCCGTCATGGCCCCACTCGTAATCGAGTTCCAGGGATCCTCCTTCCCTCGTACTTTTACTAAACCACAGTCGATCATGGAGAAGAGGCCTCCCCATACTGCAAAGCTTCCTGCAACCCAAAAAAGATACACTCGGGTTCACCCAGAGACAGTTAGGCGAACAACTGCAGACTTAAACAGAGATCAACATGACATACTAAGTTCACAGCAGCCCCTGTATGTTTTGCAAAGGAGAATTAATTAATATGTAATACTAAATACAAGGGTTTCCCCTTTGAGGTAGATCATATTTAAATTTAGCAGTTATCCTTACCTCCAAGTTGTGGGGCTCTGGTCTTGATGGCAGTCATGCTACCTTTCAGTCTGTGGTTCATTCCCTACAAGAGAGCAACACGATACACAGATCAATGGAGATTCCTTGTCAGTTCCAGATATCTGCATTTTTGATGAAGGCCCAAATGTAGTGTCACTGAAATCACACTACTAGagtttagaaaagaaaaaagatgccGTCTCAATAAGTAGGTTTTAAACTGTAATGACATTGCTTCAATTAAATTAGACTTTAATGCACTTTTTATTGAGTTTTTTTACTATATAGTGCAGTTAAAATCATGTACATGTTATCAGAAAACAACACTGCTAAAACAATGGCATATTATCTGATAGTTGGCTGTGTCAATACTTTTCTGACAATAACAAAACAGTATGGTGCGCTAAACAGGTGGGAAACGATTGTAAATGCTGCATGTACTATGATCTGTATGAGGAGGTCACACTTGTTGTATTTGATTGAGGCAATAGAGTTAAGAACAGTGTTAAGCTACATGACTGAACTTACTGAGGGGGAATTTCTGAAGCCTTTTACTGCCTGAAATATTCCTCCTCCAATAGCTCCCATGGTGAAGGCTCCCCCACAGTCATCCACGATCCTCCAGGGGCTAAAAGCACAGGACAGCCATTAGCAAAGGTCATTGTCATACACAGTGCAGAGTATGAAGTTGTATTTACACGTGCCATCACCATGATCTCATAAATCAGTGGGTTTAATCTCGATATGCCCCATGAGTATGATTGGAGGCAGAGAAACAAGCACATTCCTAAtttgcaaataaaataaagcttATCCTAAAAGTTTACAGAGAGTGTTTCATTTGgacaatgacatttaaaaacacaatatgaTCACATTACTTACAAACTGCATGTCAAGAGAAAAAACATCCATTCTGTAAATCTCGAGAAGTACTATAAGTACGATATCCATCTTTACTGTTTCTTTAGGTTACGGGCATCTCTACTTAAGCAGGAAAACTAAAGATGATTATCAGTGCATTGCTCTTTCTGACCATAcaagttatgttttttttttaaagaaagttaaaGTAAATTGAAAAAGGTTTATTTTCATTCCTTTCGAAAGCTACTCACATTAAACACtgttaattaattttaaaaagcaatgccaaaaatatatttctagAAAAAGCCCGTATTGCCTGGTTATTACACGATGTACCACCTCGTCTGGAGAAAATGAACTCGAGACTAGTGGGTCCCACACCGCGAGTACAAAGGGGTCACTAATATTAAACACTGGCAACATGAAGACATCAACATCGATACGATTAAATTATGTTCCTGCGTTTCAACAAACATTAGATAACTCTCCTTCAGCAGCTGTTGCGTAATCCCAGTCTGCCCCCAACAGATAAACAGGCAGCTAGCTGATCTAGTTTAGCAATACACGAAAGCCACTTGGTGATCAACTGCACTGATTAAATATAGTCACAGCTTCAAGGTCGATCATAATGCTTCAATGTCATACTAATAATCCTCGTAGACTCAGTGGCCAGCGTTAATAAACTAGATGTAATGACATGAGAGTCAGTAAACCGACAAGGTCACTAACAACGTGATGTAGCATCGACCGTCTGGTGCATTACGTTTCTAGGCAGAGTTAGCATCTGTGCTAACGACAGGTCGAACCCCGGGTTAGAGCCGTTTCGTGTCAGACCGCGTGTGGTACTATCAGGATAAGTGTCATCACTGAAAGTGGGAGTTGCTTCACAGAGAGGACTTCGTGAAGCAGAAGGTAAAAAGGGCTGTTTTATCTGGTTTTAAGACTCACCATGGTTCTCTGGCATACTCCTCCATCTTGTCCTTTCGCTGTTCCCTCTGACGTTACGCGTATCGGCGGTGTGACGTCACCACGCAACGTGATCCTTAAAGGGGCAGTTCGTGTGTTTTCGGCAAAGCGCCACTTGCACGCAAAAACAGGTTCGCTTgagctaaatgtaaacattgaggGAGCAGGTTATTTATTTGGTATGGGGAATCCACATTTTAGATTGTTGCTGAGTTTTATTTAGCATTAGAAAAGGAATATGTGTTGGGATCCCGTCAAGCCGTTGTTTTATGAATCAGTGGTTTTCTACTGATGGTTGACCCTAAAGGTCCAATACCAAAGTAACCCAACTCCCAGCATTGGGGAGAAGGAGGTACGCTTTGCAGACATATAGCTAAACAAGTCATGATACAGTTGTATATGATTTagaaataatagtaatagtagCACATCTTCTTTCGTCAGTGATAGATGGGTGGCACATAGAGAATGTCAGGTATCTGTGGTACTGCAGAGGAGATGACTGGTTGTACATCTTATCAACAGAAGCCACAACATCAGactacagaaaacacac
Proteins encoded:
- the timm17a gene encoding mitochondrial import inner membrane translocase subunit Tim17-A isoform X1, whose protein sequence is MEEYAREPCPWRIVDDCGGAFTMGAIGGGIFQAVKGFRNSPSGMNHRLKGSMTAIKTRAPQLGGSFAVWGGLFSMIDCGLVKVRGKEDPWNSITSGAMTGAILAARNGPIAMFGSAAMGGILLALIEGAGILLTRFASSQFPTGPQFAEEPAPAPMPTSSFGDYRQYQ
- the timm17a gene encoding mitochondrial import inner membrane translocase subunit Tim17-A isoform X2, producing the protein MFFLLTCSFPWRIVDDCGGAFTMGAIGGGIFQAVKGFRNSPSGMNHRLKGSMTAIKTRAPQLGGSFAVWGGLFSMIDCGLVKVRGKEDPWNSITSGAMTGAILAARNGPIAMFGSAAMGGILLALIEGAGILLTRFASSQFPTGPQFAEEPAPAPMPTSSFGDYRQYQ